A single window of Halobacterium jilantaiense DNA harbors:
- a CDS encoding HNH endonuclease, with the protein MSPDRLRSIVPMFGGGTRYVETLDAILEFVDAHQPTLDELVGWHRGSFPNVSSRDSIMRRVKYLQQVGFLRPTNEHWELGEAGREYVSEGDVTTLLRIMCDRNVGLRSLLYALAAGSMTLAEVSNQQLDTHPELGWSRGETDMAKQRVNWLRSMGLVEKRGDEYALTDDGLQFVESAVEEWADSEWTPSASTDGMHSGTYEATVHARSLDPEFRATALSRHGRTCPVSGVDHPGLLDVAHVLSWSEYPEHRADLSNVLALSKTHHAAFDRELFTIDQEYRLCVNPEFETESDVLQRTVIDREGERISVPDGGLEPQYVAQHNASLEWV; encoded by the coding sequence ATGTCTCCGGATCGGCTCCGTAGTATTGTTCCGATGTTTGGTGGGGGGACGCGGTACGTTGAGACGTTGGATGCGATTCTTGAGTTCGTGGATGCGCATCAGCCGACGTTGGATGAACTGGTGGGCTGGCATCGTGGTTCATTCCCGAATGTGTCGAGCCGGGATTCGATTATGCGGCGGGTCAAGTATTTACAGCAGGTTGGGTTCCTCCGCCCGACGAACGAGCATTGGGAGCTCGGTGAGGCTGGGCGGGAGTACGTTTCGGAGGGTGATGTGACGACGTTGCTGCGAATTATGTGTGATCGGAACGTCGGGCTGCGGAGTCTATTGTATGCGTTGGCTGCGGGTTCGATGACGCTCGCGGAGGTGAGTAACCAGCAGCTGGATACGCATCCGGAGTTGGGGTGGAGTCGCGGGGAGACGGACATGGCGAAGCAGCGAGTGAATTGGCTGCGGAGCATGGGGCTCGTCGAGAAACGCGGTGACGAGTACGCGTTGACGGATGACGGCCTACAGTTCGTTGAGTCTGCGGTTGAGGAGTGGGCTGACTCTGAGTGGACGCCGTCGGCGAGCACTGACGGAATGCATTCCGGGACCTACGAAGCAACCGTCCACGCACGATCGTTAGATCCGGAGTTCCGTGCGACGGCGCTCTCTCGTCATGGCCGCACATGCCCGGTTTCCGGGGTGGATCATCCAGGGCTGTTGGACGTGGCGCACGTCCTGTCGTGGAGTGAGTATCCCGAACACAGGGCTGATCTCTCGAACGTGCTGGCACTCAGCAAAACACACCACGCGGCGTTTGACCGAGAGCTGTTCACGATTGATCAGGAGTACCGGCTGTGCGTGAATCCAGAGTTCGAAACGGAGAGTGACGTGTTACAGCGGACGGTCATCGACCGGGAGGGCGAGCGGATCTCGGTTCCAGATGGGGGTTTAGAGCCACAGTACGTTGCGCAACATAATGCGTCGCTTGAGTGGGTGTGA